The following coding sequences lie in one Treponema sp. OMZ 790 genomic window:
- the eno gene encoding phosphopyruvate hydratase, translating into MSDIIYIEGREILDSRGNPTVEVEVQLSDFSYGRACVPSGASTGEYEALEMRDGDKSRYMGKGVLKAVDQVNTVIAEELDGADALDQAEIDNMLLNLDGTENKSKLGANAMLGVSMAVARAAADSLGLPLYRYLGGVHAMQMPVPMANIINGGRHSDNKIDFQEYMIMPVGAPSIREGIRMTAEVFHALKDILKKDGHVTAVGDEGGFAPNIENVQALDYIMKAIEKAGYKPGKDIVIALDCASSELFDAGDRKGYKFWKSEPSKILNAEQMIDLFKDWISKYPIVSIEDPLDQNDWEGYAKMTKELGNQIQIVGDDFFVTNTKRLARGIEEGACNSILIKLNQIGTVTETIDAVRMAQKAGYTAVISHRSGETEDAFIADLAVALETGQIKTGSMSRSDRIAKYNQLMRIEDELGYNARYAGMATFANLIKK; encoded by the coding sequence ATGTCTGATATTATTTATATTGAAGGCCGCGAGATTTTGGATTCGCGGGGAAATCCTACTGTAGAAGTTGAGGTTCAGTTAAGCGATTTTAGCTACGGACGGGCCTGTGTTCCTTCAGGGGCTTCTACCGGAGAATATGAGGCTTTGGAAATGAGGGACGGCGATAAGAGCCGCTACATGGGAAAGGGTGTTTTGAAAGCTGTTGACCAAGTTAATACGGTTATTGCCGAGGAGCTTGACGGGGCTGATGCCTTGGATCAGGCCGAGATAGACAATATGCTTCTCAATCTTGACGGCACCGAAAATAAATCCAAGCTCGGCGCAAATGCTATGCTCGGTGTTTCGATGGCCGTAGCACGCGCCGCTGCCGACAGCTTAGGCCTGCCGCTTTACCGCTATTTGGGAGGCGTTCATGCAATGCAGATGCCTGTTCCCATGGCAAATATAATAAACGGAGGACGCCACTCCGACAACAAGATAGATTTTCAGGAGTATATGATTATGCCTGTGGGAGCTCCATCAATCCGTGAAGGCATAAGGATGACTGCTGAGGTTTTCCATGCTTTAAAAGATATTCTAAAAAAAGACGGACATGTTACGGCTGTAGGCGATGAGGGCGGTTTTGCTCCCAACATCGAAAATGTTCAAGCTCTGGACTACATAATGAAGGCTATCGAAAAGGCCGGTTACAAGCCCGGTAAGGATATAGTTATAGCTTTGGACTGCGCTTCTTCGGAGCTCTTTGATGCAGGCGACAGAAAGGGCTACAAGTTTTGGAAGTCTGAGCCTTCCAAAATTTTAAATGCAGAGCAAATGATCGATTTGTTTAAGGATTGGATAAGTAAGTATCCGATTGTTTCTATTGAAGACCCTCTCGATCAAAACGATTGGGAAGGCTATGCGAAGATGACAAAGGAATTGGGAAACCAAATTCAGATTGTAGGAGACGACTTTTTTGTAACAAACACAAAGAGGCTTGCCCGCGGTATTGAAGAAGGAGCTTGCAATTCTATTTTGATAAAGCTCAACCAAATCGGAACGGTTACCGAAACAATCGATGCGGTAAGAATGGCTCAAAAGGCCGGCTACACTGCCGTAATTTCGCACCGCTCAGGCGAGACCGAGGATGCCTTTATTGCCGACCTGGCCGTAGCCCTCGAAACCGGACAGATTAAAACCGGTTCAATGAGCCGAAGCGACCGCATAGCAAAATACAATCAGCTAATGAGGATCGAAGATGAGCTGGGCTATAACGCCCGCTATGCAGGCATGGCAACATTTGCAAACCTGATAAAAAAATAA
- a CDS encoding Na+/H+ antiporter NhaC family protein: MAGIIALSAFAVFLIFCLIFNIQILYSLLAGYFIFLTYGIYEGHSIPKLLKMSAKGILKIKNIVMVFMLLGIITAIWRAAGTIPAIIVIGSKLIVPQIFLLLSFLLCSFLSVMIGSAFGTAATMGVICISIARVMGINELHAGGAILSGIFFGDRCSPMSTSAILVSEITETDLFENIRGMIKTSIVPFILSCLFYSAMGLSSKPQNIEIDVAALFYRHYNLNIITIVPAALIIVLSAFKVRVKKTMIISIIASLAVAFFIQKESIANLLRFAVLGYKTSSEELNAMMSGGGATSMVKVCFIVAISSAYAGIFEETEILSLLKKCTKVIAEKISSFGAVLVTSIVAGAVTCNQTLGSILTYQLCRDLMPKEKMAISLENSSIIIVALIPWTIAMSVPLEILSIPAKSGLFAFYLYSIPIWNLISSFKSNISAQN, from the coding sequence ATGGCAGGTATAATAGCCTTATCGGCTTTTGCAGTATTTTTAATTTTTTGCCTTATATTCAACATCCAAATCCTGTATTCTCTTTTGGCAGGGTATTTTATATTTTTAACTTACGGAATCTATGAGGGGCATTCGATTCCTAAGCTGCTTAAAATGTCTGCTAAAGGAATCTTAAAGATTAAAAACATAGTTATGGTTTTTATGCTCCTAGGAATAATCACCGCAATCTGGAGAGCAGCCGGCACAATTCCTGCAATCATTGTAATAGGGTCAAAGCTGATTGTTCCTCAAATCTTTTTACTTTTAAGTTTTTTACTTTGCAGTTTTTTGTCGGTGATGATAGGCTCTGCCTTCGGAACAGCCGCAACCATGGGCGTAATCTGCATTTCGATAGCAAGGGTTATGGGAATAAACGAGCTCCATGCAGGCGGGGCTATTTTAAGCGGCATTTTTTTTGGAGACAGATGTTCCCCCATGTCCACAAGTGCAATCCTCGTAAGCGAAATTACCGAAACCGATCTTTTTGAAAACATAAGGGGAATGATTAAAACTTCGATAGTTCCCTTTATTTTAAGCTGTCTTTTTTACTCGGCAATGGGCCTCAGCTCCAAGCCTCAAAATATTGAAATAGATGTAGCGGCCCTCTTTTACCGCCATTATAATCTCAATATTATAACAATAGTTCCCGCAGCCCTCATAATAGTTCTTTCTGCCTTTAAGGTAAGGGTAAAAAAAACAATGATCATAAGCATAATTGCAAGCCTTGCCGTCGCATTCTTTATTCAAAAAGAAAGTATAGCAAACCTTTTACGCTTTGCAGTCCTCGGCTACAAAACTTCAAGTGAAGAATTAAATGCAATGATGAGCGGAGGAGGAGCTACTTCTATGGTAAAGGTTTGTTTTATCGTTGCAATTTCTTCTGCCTACGCAGGCATCTTTGAAGAAACCGAAATCCTAAGCCTCTTAAAAAAGTGTACAAAGGTAATAGCCGAAAAAATCAGCAGCTTCGGAGCAGTACTGGTTACTTCAATTGTCGCAGGCGCCGTTACCTGTAACCAAACACTAGGCTCAATCTTAACCTATCAGCTTTGCCGAGACCTGATGCCTAAAGAAAAAATGGCCATCAGCCTCGAAAATTCATCCATAATCATAGTTGCCCTTATACCATGGACTATTGCAATGAGCGTTCCTCTCGAAATACTGAGCATACCCGCCAAATCCGGCCTTTTTGCATTCTACCTTTATTCAATTCCTATATGGAATTTAATCAGCTCGTTTAAATCTAATATATCTGCACAGAATTAA
- a CDS encoding Rpn family recombination-promoting nuclease/putative transposase — MSASNRKYKDSVFVDLFSEDEKAKENFLSLYNALHGTSLTATENLKNIRLNQVLYMTFYNDVSYLVENKIIVLVEHQSTINPNMPLRCLEYVSRLYETLFESTREKYSRKLLNIPTPEFYVFYNGEEAHPSNRTLKLSEAFIENKKEPNLELTVKVININQQKHHPVLENCKTMYEYTLFVETVRRWKKTDSQNAFQKAIEECISNNILREYLKRKTKEVIDMLLAEYDYETDIAVQRAEEREIAFAEGIEQGFSDGTYHNKLETAKLMKGMNYPISDICTISGLSKEEIEAL, encoded by the coding sequence ATGAGTGCTTCAAACAGAAAATACAAGGACTCGGTCTTTGTCGATTTATTCAGTGAAGACGAAAAAGCAAAAGAGAATTTTTTGTCTCTTTATAATGCATTGCATGGTACTTCTCTTACAGCTACAGAAAATTTGAAGAACATCCGCTTGAATCAAGTCTTGTACATGACTTTTTATAATGACGTGTCTTATCTTGTTGAGAATAAAATCATAGTACTAGTGGAGCATCAATCAACAATTAACCCCAACATGCCTTTGCGATGTCTTGAATATGTAAGCCGTCTTTACGAAACTCTCTTTGAATCAACAAGAGAAAAATATAGCCGTAAACTTCTTAATATTCCGACACCCGAGTTTTATGTTTTTTATAATGGCGAGGAAGCCCACCCTTCAAACAGAACACTAAAACTCTCAGAAGCTTTTATAGAAAACAAAAAAGAACCCAACCTTGAATTGACTGTTAAGGTAATAAATATAAACCAACAAAAGCATCACCCGGTACTGGAAAACTGCAAAACGATGTATGAATACACCTTATTTGTGGAAACGGTACGCAGATGGAAAAAAACTGATTCTCAAAATGCTTTTCAAAAAGCCATTGAAGAATGTATATCAAACAATATTTTACGTGAATATCTAAAACGTAAAACTAAGGAGGTAATAGATATGTTATTAGCTGAATATGATTATGAAACAGATATAGCCGTACAACGCGCAGAAGAGCGTGAAATAGCCTTCGCAGAAGGAATCGAACAAGGCTTTTCTGACGGGACATACCACAACAAACTTGAAACAGCAAAGCTGATGAAAGGAATGAATTATCCGATTAGTGATATTTGCACAATATCAGGTCTTTCCAAAGAAGAAATAGAGGCTTTATAA
- the fusA gene encoding elongation factor G encodes MGFTTDKIRTIAVAGHGQSGKTSLVEHLLYVSGLIDKAESVDSGKTVTDYSQEEIDRKISIYSTLVNLQKDDKLINIWDTPGASDFIGEVIAAFRSSEAALIVLDGRSGVQIETIKYWRDLDRRNKPRLVFANKMDEGRADFDNCIADVKKQFQVDVFPVSFPMGLGGDFKGVVDVLHGKAYKIEGGKEVETDIPAEYQDKYKEALEVLAGAAAEGDEELLVKFIDEGELSPEEISRGLTLAMADNRIVPLFAGSALNNSGLTSLLRFISEILPSPEGSLERGATKEGEEISIKLDPSAPLSAIVVKTSNDQFSGRLSYVKVITGTLSADSEVYNLREEKKERVGKIYRIMGKKLTEIKELQAGDIGVLVKLTSTKTNDTLAALSDAVPFVRLRTPEPIYSLAVSAIDKKNDDKVSEQLFKACEEDMTLSFAFNAETKQNVLSGMGDLHTSIVLDKVKNQSKIEIQTSIPRIAYRETIQRKSQAEYTHKKQSGGHGQFGRVVLAIEPLPRGEKYKFTNAVFGGAISKGYIPGVEKGVIEAMEKGVSAGYPVVDVAVTVLDGKEHPVDSSEMAFKIAARNAFKDAMRNAGPILLEPIMNLTVFVETSYLGDIMSDLSSRRGRILGQSSPASGIEEIRAQVPHKELLRYAIDLRSMTSGTGSFEMSFDHYDPISGKIADEIIAEAKAFMEEQEE; translated from the coding sequence ATGGGATTTACAACGGATAAAATCAGAACCATCGCCGTTGCCGGACACGGTCAATCGGGCAAAACCAGTCTTGTGGAACACTTGCTCTATGTTTCGGGCCTTATCGATAAGGCAGAATCGGTAGACTCGGGAAAAACCGTGACGGACTACAGTCAGGAAGAAATCGATCGAAAAATATCTATTTACTCAACCTTAGTTAACTTACAAAAAGACGATAAGCTCATAAACATTTGGGATACTCCCGGAGCTTCTGATTTTATCGGTGAAGTAATCGCAGCCTTCCGCTCATCCGAAGCAGCTCTCATAGTTTTAGACGGAAGATCGGGCGTACAAATAGAAACAATTAAGTACTGGCGCGACCTTGACAGAAGAAACAAGCCCCGCTTGGTTTTTGCAAATAAGATGGATGAAGGCAGGGCCGACTTCGATAACTGTATAGCCGACGTTAAAAAACAGTTTCAGGTAGACGTTTTCCCGGTAAGCTTTCCCATGGGCTTAGGCGGCGATTTTAAGGGCGTTGTAGACGTTCTTCACGGAAAGGCCTATAAAATCGAAGGCGGAAAAGAAGTAGAAACGGACATTCCTGCAGAATATCAGGATAAGTACAAGGAAGCCCTGGAAGTTTTAGCCGGAGCTGCTGCCGAAGGTGATGAGGAATTACTTGTAAAATTTATAGACGAAGGGGAGCTTTCACCTGAAGAAATCAGCCGAGGTCTTACCCTTGCTATGGCAGATAATAGGATTGTTCCTCTTTTTGCAGGTTCAGCCCTCAATAATTCGGGTCTTACCTCTCTTTTACGCTTTATAAGCGAAATTCTCCCCTCACCGGAAGGATCCTTGGAAAGAGGAGCTACAAAAGAAGGAGAAGAAATCTCAATCAAACTTGATCCTTCTGCCCCCCTTTCGGCAATCGTAGTAAAAACCTCGAATGACCAGTTCTCAGGCAGACTTTCCTATGTAAAGGTTATTACGGGAACCCTCTCAGCCGATTCCGAGGTCTACAATCTTAGAGAAGAAAAAAAAGAAAGGGTCGGCAAAATCTATAGGATAATGGGTAAAAAACTTACCGAAATAAAAGAGCTTCAAGCCGGTGATATAGGCGTTTTGGTAAAACTTACGAGCACAAAGACGAATGATACATTGGCGGCCCTATCAGATGCCGTTCCTTTTGTAAGGCTCAGAACTCCCGAACCCATATATTCCTTGGCGGTTTCCGCAATCGACAAAAAGAATGACGATAAGGTCAGCGAGCAGCTGTTTAAGGCCTGCGAAGAAGACATGACCCTCTCCTTTGCTTTTAATGCCGAAACAAAGCAAAACGTTCTATCCGGCATGGGAGATTTACATACAAGCATAGTTTTGGATAAGGTTAAAAATCAGTCCAAGATAGAAATTCAAACATCCATTCCCCGAATTGCCTATAGAGAAACAATTCAGCGCAAATCCCAAGCCGAATACACGCATAAAAAGCAGTCGGGCGGCCACGGACAATTCGGCAGGGTTGTTTTGGCAATCGAGCCCCTCCCCAGAGGCGAAAAATACAAGTTTACAAATGCCGTCTTCGGAGGAGCTATCTCCAAGGGCTACATACCCGGTGTCGAAAAAGGCGTTATTGAGGCTATGGAAAAAGGGGTTTCTGCAGGCTACCCTGTAGTGGATGTTGCCGTAACCGTTCTCGATGGAAAGGAACACCCCGTAGACTCATCCGAAATGGCTTTTAAGATTGCGGCTCGAAATGCCTTTAAGGATGCAATGCGCAATGCAGGCCCCATCCTCCTTGAGCCCATTATGAACCTGACCGTCTTTGTTGAGACCTCATATCTCGGAGATATAATGAGCGATCTTTCTTCACGCCGAGGAAGAATCCTAGGCCAGTCCTCCCCCGCAAGCGGCATTGAAGAAATCAGGGCACAGGTTCCCCACAAGGAACTTTTGCGCTATGCAATCGACCTCCGCTCGATGACAAGCGGTACAGGTTCTTTTGAAATGTCCTTTGATCACTATGATCCGATATCCGGTAAGATTGCCGATGAGATAATAGCCGAAGCCAAGGCCTTCATGGAAGAACAAGAAGAATAG
- a CDS encoding RNA-directed DNA polymerase, with the protein MKRSGKLYLRIAEWDNLLCAFYNASRGKRLKPDILLYEKNLYENLKTLQAHLIDKTVSLGNYRFFKIYDPKERLICAAPFTERVVHHAIINIAGPVFERLQIYDSYACRKGKGANAALVRALYFTKRYRYFLKLDMKKYFDSIPHSKLASLLAGKFKDKALLQLFDQLLASYTVTEGRGLPIGNLTSQYFANFYLGIFDHYAKERMKVKGYVRYMDDVLLFADTMQEIKDMLHTAKCFLEEELLLTLKEETIGKTASGVPFLGFLLKPKGIYLSQKKKKRLKKRIKQYRYKLESGVWDEAEYALHITPVFAHVAVSRCRTYCNRILCR; encoded by the coding sequence ATGAAAAGAAGCGGCAAGCTGTACCTGCGCATAGCTGAATGGGATAATCTGCTCTGCGCTTTTTATAACGCATCGCGCGGTAAACGGTTAAAGCCGGATATACTTTTATATGAAAAAAATCTTTACGAAAATCTAAAAACCTTACAAGCTCATCTTATTGACAAAACTGTCTCGCTTGGAAATTACCGGTTTTTTAAAATATACGACCCTAAAGAACGGCTGATCTGTGCAGCTCCTTTTACTGAACGGGTCGTACACCATGCTATTATCAATATTGCAGGACCGGTGTTTGAGCGGCTGCAAATATATGATAGTTACGCTTGCCGGAAAGGGAAGGGGGCAAACGCTGCCTTAGTACGCGCATTGTATTTTACTAAACGGTATCGGTATTTTCTCAAACTGGATATGAAAAAATATTTTGATTCTATCCCGCACAGCAAACTTGCTTCTTTGCTAGCCGGTAAATTCAAAGACAAAGCTCTGCTGCAGTTATTTGATCAGCTGCTTGCTTCTTATACTGTAACGGAAGGACGGGGATTGCCGATCGGTAATTTGACCAGTCAATACTTTGCAAATTTTTATCTCGGAATTTTTGATCACTATGCAAAGGAGCGGATGAAGGTAAAAGGCTATGTCCGGTATATGGATGATGTACTACTGTTTGCTGATACCATGCAGGAAATAAAAGATATGCTGCACACAGCCAAGTGTTTTTTGGAAGAGGAATTGCTTTTAACCTTAAAGGAAGAAACAATCGGTAAAACCGCGAGCGGCGTTCCGTTTTTAGGGTTTTTACTCAAACCGAAGGGGATATATCTTTCGCAAAAGAAGAAAAAGCGGTTAAAAAAGCGTATTAAACAATATCGCTACAAGCTTGAAAGCGGCGTATGGGACGAAGCAGAATACGCCCTACATATAACGCCGGTATTTGCCCATGTTGCCGTAAGCCGGTGCAGAACGTATTGTAATAGGATTTTATGCCGGTAA
- a CDS encoding formylglycine-generating enzyme family protein — protein MIKLNLNKSSAGSSGRLCALKRAAALITAAILALVFTGCPNNAGGSGSGSATPPAPPDVGSFEDTGDGFIKITPPAKGIVGVDPDYTLPGTEAYWKGVFIDGRKVKLSPYKLGKTEVTYELWHEVLTWAESNGYTFANKGKEGSHGTEGAAPTEEGKKEPVTTINWRDCIVWCNAYTQKIKGEGECVYRKKDDHTVVLKDATDGDARDNASADMSKKGFRLPTEAEWEYAARWQGSDKTNAAQYGDVWLTKLNSASGAKDKWDTAETGEVAWYYNNSGSKTHPVGKKRANDIGLYDMSGNVWEWCFDRRDDDPGANDAAYTSGGFVVDPQGGAAGVDRVLRGGSWGNNAEGCVVGRRSGSDPDDSAGFLGFRLACRP, from the coding sequence ATGATAAAATTAAATTTGAACAAGAGCTCAGCCGGTTCAAGCGGAAGGCTCTGTGCACTGAAAAGAGCCGCGGCGCTCATCACAGCCGCAATATTGGCACTGGTCTTTACAGGCTGCCCGAATAATGCGGGCGGAAGCGGTTCGGGCAGTGCCACGCCGCCCGCACCGCCCGATGTAGGTTCTTTTGAAGACACAGGCGACGGCTTTATAAAAATAACCCCTCCTGCAAAAGGCATTGTAGGCGTTGACCCTGACTACACCTTACCCGGAACTGAGGCTTATTGGAAAGGCGTATTTATTGACGGCCGGAAGGTAAAATTAAGCCCATACAAGCTCGGCAAGACAGAGGTAACGTATGAGTTATGGCACGAGGTACTGACATGGGCAGAAAGTAATGGCTACACCTTTGCTAATAAGGGAAAAGAAGGCAGTCATGGAACCGAAGGAGCCGCTCCTACAGAAGAAGGAAAAAAAGAGCCTGTAACAACTATAAACTGGCGAGACTGTATTGTATGGTGCAATGCGTATACCCAGAAAATCAAAGGGGAGGGGGAATGCGTCTACCGCAAAAAGGACGATCATACCGTCGTATTAAAAGACGCAACGGACGGAGATGCCCGCGATAATGCATCTGCCGATATGAGTAAAAAAGGCTTTAGACTTCCTACCGAAGCGGAATGGGAATATGCGGCCCGTTGGCAGGGAAGCGATAAAACAAATGCGGCACAATACGGCGATGTATGGCTGACCAAATTAAACAGTGCAAGCGGAGCCAAAGATAAATGGGATACGGCTGAAACAGGAGAGGTTGCGTGGTATTATAATAATTCAGGAAGCAAAACTCATCCTGTAGGAAAAAAGAGGGCGAATGATATTGGATTATATGACATGAGCGGGAATGTCTGGGAATGGTGTTTTGATAGGCGTGATGATGATCCTGGAGCAAATGATGCTGCTTATACATCCGGCGGATTTGTAGTTGACCCGCAGGGTGGCGCGGCTGGCGTTGACCGCGTCTTACGCGGCGGTAGCTGGGGCAATAACGCGGAGGGCTGCGTCGTCGGGCGGCGGAGCGGCAGCGACCCCGACGACAGCGCCGGCTTTCTTGGCTTTCGGCTGGCTTGTCGCCCCTAG